The following are from one region of the Escherichia sp. E4742 genome:
- the glnP gene encoding glutamine ABC transporter permease GlnP encodes MQFDWSAIWPAIPLLIEGAKMTLWISVLGLAGGLVIGLAAGFARTFGGWIANHVALVFIEVIRGTPIVVQVMFIYFALPMAFNDLRIDPFTAAVVTIMINSGAYIAEITRGAVLSIHKGFREAGLALGLSRWETIRYVILPLALRRMLPPLGNQWIISIKDTSLFIVIGVAELTRQGQEIIAGNFRALEIWSAVAVFYLIITLVLSFILRRLERRMKIL; translated from the coding sequence ATGCAGTTTGACTGGAGTGCCATCTGGCCTGCCATTCCGCTTCTGATTGAAGGCGCCAAAATGACCCTGTGGATTTCGGTCCTCGGTCTGGCTGGCGGCCTGGTTATCGGACTGGCGGCAGGTTTTGCACGCACCTTCGGTGGTTGGATAGCCAACCACGTCGCGCTGGTCTTTATTGAAGTGATCCGCGGCACACCTATCGTCGTCCAGGTGATGTTTATCTACTTCGCCCTGCCGATGGCGTTTAACGACTTACGCATCGACCCGTTTACTGCGGCGGTGGTCACCATCATGATCAACTCCGGCGCGTACATTGCGGAAATCACGCGTGGAGCGGTGCTGTCAATCCACAAAGGTTTTCGTGAAGCAGGACTGGCGCTCGGCCTTTCACGTTGGGAAACCATTCGCTACGTCATTTTACCGCTGGCACTGCGTCGTATGCTGCCGCCACTGGGTAACCAGTGGATCATCAGCATTAAAGATACATCGCTGTTTATTGTTATCGGCGTGGCAGAACTGACCCGTCAGGGGCAAGAAATTATTGCTGGTAACTTCCGCGCCCTTGAGATCTGGAGCGCCGTGGCGGTGTTCTATCTGATTATTACCCTGGTGCTGAGCTTTATTCTGCGTCGTCTGGAAAGAAGGATGAAAATCCTGTGA
- the glnQ gene encoding glutamine ABC transporter ATP-binding protein GlnQ: protein MIEFKNVSKHFGPTQVLHNIDLNIAQGEVVVIIGPSGSGKSTLLRCINKLEEITSGDLIVDGLKVNDPKVDERLIRQEAGMVFQQFYLFPHLTALENVMFGPLRVRGANKEEAEKLARELLAKVGLAERAHHYPSELSGGQQQRVAIARALAVKPKMMLFDEPTSALDPELRHEVLKVMQDLAEEGMTMVIVTHEIGFAEKVASRLIFIDKGRIAEDGDPQALIKNPPSQRLQEFLQHVS, encoded by the coding sequence GTGATTGAATTTAAAAACGTCTCCAAGCACTTTGGCCCAACCCAGGTGCTGCACAATATCGATTTGAATATTGCCCAGGGCGAAGTCGTGGTGATTATCGGGCCGTCCGGTTCCGGTAAATCGACTCTGCTGCGCTGCATCAACAAACTGGAAGAGATAACCTCCGGCGATCTGATTGTCGATGGTCTGAAGGTTAACGATCCGAAAGTTGACGAGCGCCTGATTCGCCAGGAAGCGGGTATGGTGTTCCAGCAGTTTTACCTTTTCCCGCATCTGACGGCGCTGGAAAACGTCATGTTTGGTCCGCTACGCGTGCGTGGCGCGAACAAAGAAGAGGCGGAAAAACTGGCACGTGAACTGCTGGCGAAAGTCGGTCTGGCAGAACGTGCACACCACTACCCTTCCGAACTTTCTGGTGGTCAGCAGCAGCGTGTAGCGATTGCCCGCGCGCTGGCGGTGAAGCCGAAAATGATGCTGTTTGATGAGCCGACTTCCGCTCTTGACCCGGAATTGCGCCATGAAGTGCTGAAGGTTATGCAGGATCTGGCTGAAGAAGGGATGACGATGGTGATCGTGACCCACGAAATCGGTTTTGCCGAGAAAGTAGCTTCGCGCCTGATCTTTATCGACAAAGGACGGATTGCGGAAGATGGCGATCCGCAGGCGTTGATCAAGAATCCGCCGAGCCAGCGCTTGCAGGAATTTTTACAGCACGTCTCTTAA
- the ybiO gene encoding mechanosensitive channel protein, whose amino-acid sequence MRWILFILFCLLGAPAHAVSIPGVTTTTTTDSTTEPAPEPDIEQKKAAYGALADVLDNDTSRKELIDQLRTVAATPPAEPVPKIVPPTLVEEQTVLQKVTEVSRHYGEALSARFGQLYRNITGSPHKPFNPQTFSNALTHFSILAVLVFGFYWLIRLCALPLYRKMGQWARQKNRERSNWLQLPAMIIGAFIIDLLLLALTLFVGQVLSDNLNAGSRTIAFQQSLFLNAFALIEFFKAVLRLIFCPNVAELRPFTIQDESARYWSRRLSWLSSLIGYGLIVAVPIISNQVNVQIGALANVIIMLCMTVWALFLIFRNKKEITQHLLNFAEHSLAFFSLFIRAFALVWHWLASAYFIVLFFFSLFDPGNSLKFMMGATVRSLAIIGIAAFVSGMFSRWLAKTITLSPHTQRNYPELQKRLNGWLSAALKTARILTVSVAVMLLLSAWGLFDFWNWLQNGAGQKTVDILIRIALILFFSAVGWTVLASLIENRLASDIHGRPLPSARTRTLLTLFRNALAVIISTITIMIVLSEIGVNIAPLLAGAGALGLAISFGSQTLVKDIITGVFIQFENGMNTGDLVTIGPLTGTVERMSIRSVGVRQDTGAYHIIPWSSITTFANFVRGIGSVVANYDVDRHEDADKANQALKDAVAELMENEEIRGLIIGEPNFAGIVGLSNTAFTLRVSFTTLPLKQWTVRFALDSQVKKHFDLAGVRAPVQTYQVLPAPGAAPAEPLPPGEPTL is encoded by the coding sequence ATGCGGTGGATCCTGTTCATCCTCTTCTGCCTACTGGGCGCACCTGCCCACGCGGTATCCATACCCGGCGTTACAACCACAACGACAACGGACTCAACGACTGAACCGGCCCCGGAACCGGATATCGAACAAAAAAAAGCGGCCTATGGCGCACTGGCGGATGTGCTGGATAACGACACCTCACGTAAAGAGTTGATCGACCAGTTGCGCACCGTCGCCGCCACGCCTCCTGCTGAACCGGTACCGAAGATCGTGCCGCCGACGCTGGTTGAAGAGCAAACCGTGCTGCAAAAAGTCACCGAAGTCAGCCGCCATTATGGTGAAGCCCTTTCCGCCCGCTTCGGGCAACTTTATCGCAATATTACTGGCTCCCCGCATAAGCCGTTTAATCCACAAACCTTCAGCAATGCGCTGACCCATTTTTCAATATTAGCGGTTTTAGTGTTTGGTTTTTACTGGCTGATTCGCCTGTGCGCGCTGCCGCTGTATCGCAAAATGGGCCAGTGGGCGCGGCAAAAAAATCGTGAGCGCAGTAACTGGTTGCAGCTTCCGGCGATGATTATCGGAGCGTTTATTATCGACCTGCTGTTACTGGCGCTGACATTATTTGTCGGCCAGGTATTAAGCGACAACCTGAATGCGGGCAGTCGCACCATCGCTTTCCAACAAAGTTTGTTTCTCAACGCCTTTGCCCTGATTGAATTTTTCAAAGCCGTACTACGCCTGATTTTTTGCCCAAACGTGGCGGAGCTGCGCCCGTTCACGATTCAGGACGAGAGCGCCCGTTACTGGAGTCGCCGCCTTAGCTGGTTAAGCAGTTTGATAGGTTATGGCCTGATTGTGGCAGTGCCGATTATCTCTAATCAGGTGAATGTACAAATTGGCGCGCTGGCGAACGTCATCATTATGCTGTGCATGACCGTCTGGGCGTTGTTCCTGATCTTTCGTAATAAAAAAGAGATTACCCAGCATTTGCTCAACTTTGCGGAGCATTCGCTGGCCTTTTTCAGCCTGTTTATCCGCGCCTTTGCGCTGGTGTGGCACTGGCTGGCAAGCGCCTATTTTATCGTGCTGTTTTTCTTTTCGTTGTTCGATCCAGGAAACAGCCTGAAATTTATGATGGGCGCAACGGTGCGCAGCCTGGCGATTATTGGTATCGCGGCGTTTGTTTCCGGTATGTTTTCCCGTTGGCTGGCGAAAACCATCACTCTCTCGCCACATACTCAACGTAACTATCCGGAGCTGCAAAAACGGCTGAATGGCTGGCTTTCGGCGGCGCTGAAAACGGCGCGTATTCTGACAGTCAGCGTGGCGGTAATGTTGCTGTTGAGCGCATGGGGATTGTTCGATTTCTGGAACTGGCTGCAAAACGGCGCGGGGCAGAAAACCGTGGATATCCTGATCCGTATCGCACTCATTCTTTTCTTCTCGGCGGTTGGCTGGACGGTGCTCGCCAGTTTGATCGAAAACCGGCTGGCTTCGGATATTCATGGCCGCCCGCTACCCAGCGCCCGCACGCGTACCCTGCTGACGCTGTTTCGCAACGCGCTGGCGGTGATTATCAGTACCATCACCATCATGATTGTGTTGTCGGAAATCGGCGTCAATATCGCGCCATTGCTGGCAGGTGCCGGGGCATTAGGTCTGGCTATCTCGTTTGGTTCGCAAACGCTGGTGAAAGATATTATCACCGGGGTATTTATTCAGTTTGAAAACGGCATGAACACTGGAGATTTGGTTACTATCGGGCCGTTGACCGGCACTGTTGAACGGATGTCGATTCGCTCCGTGGGCGTGCGTCAGGATACCGGGGCGTATCACATCATTCCGTGGTCTTCGATAACCACCTTTGCTAACTTCGTCCGCGGCATTGGTTCGGTGGTGGCAAATTACGATGTTGATCGCCATGAAGATGCTGATAAAGCCAATCAGGCACTGAAAGATGCGGTAGCGGAATTGATGGAAAACGAAGAAATTCGCGGGCTGATTATTGGTGAACCGAACTTTGCCGGGATTGTCGGCTTAAGCAATACCGCATTTACACTGCGTGTTTCGTTCACCACCCTGCCACTCAAACAGTGGACGGTACGCTTTGCCCTCGACAGCCAGGTGAAAAAGCATTTCGACCTAGCAGGTGTTCGCGCGCCAGTGCAGACTTATCAGGTGCTTCCTGCTCCGGGCGCGGCCCCGGCAGAACCGCTGCCGCCGGGGGAGCCAACGCTTTAA
- a CDS encoding catecholate siderophore receptor Fiu, giving the protein MENNRNFPARQFHSLTFFAGLCIGITPVAQVLAAEGQTNADDTLVVEASTPSLYAPQQSADPKFSRPVADTTRTMTVISEQVIKDQGATNLTDALKNVPGVGAFFAGENGNSTTGDAIYMRGADTSNSIYIDGIRDIGSVSRDTFNTEQVEVIKGPSGTDYGRSAPTGSINMISKQPRNDSGIDASASIGSAWFRRGTLDVNQVIGDTSAVRLNVMGEKTHDAGRDKVKNERYGVAPSVAFGLGTANRLYLNYLHVTQHNTPDGGIPTIGLPGYSAPSAGTAALNHSGKVDTHNFYGTDSDYDDSTTDTATMRFEHDINDNTTIRNTTRWSRVKQDYLMTAIMGGASNITQPTSDVNSWTWSRTANTKDVSNKILTNQTNLTTTFYTGSIGHDVSTGVEFTRETQTNYGVNPVTLPAVNIYHPDSSIHPGGLTRNGANANGQTDTFAIYAFDTLQITRDFELNGGVRLDNYHTEYDSATACGGSGRGAVTCPAGVANGSPVTTVDTAKSGNLVNWKAGALYHLTENGNVYINYAISQQPPGGSNFALAQSGSGNSASRTDFKPQKANTTEIGTKWQVLDKRLLLTAALFRTDIENEVEQNDDGTYSQYGKKRVEGYEISVAGNITPAWQVIGGYTQQKATIKNGADVAQDGSSSLPYTPEHAFTLWSQYQATDDISVGAGARYIGSMHKGSDGAVGTPAFTEGYWVADAKLGYRVNRNLDFQLNVYNLFDTDYVASINKSGYRYHPGEPRTFLLTANMHF; this is encoded by the coding sequence ATGGAAAACAATCGCAATTTCCCTGCCAGACAATTTCATTCGCTCACGTTCTTTGCCGGTCTTTGTATTGGCATCACGCCTGTGGCACAGGTACTCGCCGCCGAAGGACAAACTAACGCGGATGACACGCTGGTTGTCGAAGCATCAACGCCTTCGCTTTATGCGCCACAACAATCTGCCGATCCGAAATTCTCGCGTCCGGTAGCGGATACGACCCGCACGATGACGGTGATTTCCGAACAGGTGATTAAAGATCAGGGCGCGACTAACCTTACCGACGCACTCAAAAACGTCCCCGGCGTAGGCGCATTTTTTGCTGGTGAGAACGGTAACTCCACCACTGGCGACGCCATTTATATGCGCGGTGCCGACACCTCTAACAGTATTTATATTGATGGCATTCGCGATATCGGCAGCGTCTCGCGCGACACCTTCAATACTGAGCAGGTCGAAGTGATTAAAGGGCCGTCCGGCACCGACTACGGGCGCAGCGCGCCGACGGGCTCGATCAATATGATCAGCAAGCAGCCGCGCAATGATTCCGGCATTGACGCCTCCGCCAGTATTGGCAGCGCCTGGTTCCGCCGCGGCACGCTGGACGTCAATCAGGTGATTGGCGATACCTCCGCGGTGCGTCTGAATGTGATGGGCGAAAAAACGCACGATGCCGGACGCGACAAAGTCAAAAATGAGCGTTACGGCGTCGCCCCTTCTGTAGCTTTTGGCCTTGGCACAGCGAATCGTTTGTATCTTAATTATCTGCATGTCACCCAGCACAACACGCCAGACGGCGGTATTCCGACCATCGGTTTGCCCGGCTATTCCGCCCCATCTGCGGGAACGGCGGCACTGAATCATTCCGGAAAAGTAGATACGCATAACTTTTATGGCACGGATTCCGATTACGACGATTCGACCACCGATACCGCCACCATGCGTTTTGAACACGACATCAACGATAACACCACCATTCGCAATACTACGCGTTGGTCGCGCGTGAAGCAGGATTACCTGATGACGGCGATTATGGGTGGGGCGTCGAATATTACCCAGCCCACCAGCGATGTGAATAGTTGGACCTGGTCACGTACGGCGAACACCAAAGATGTGAGTAATAAAATTCTCACCAACCAGACCAACCTGACTACCACATTTTATACCGGCTCTATCGGTCATGATGTTAGTACTGGCGTGGAATTTACCCGTGAAACGCAGACCAACTACGGCGTTAATCCGGTGACGTTACCGGCGGTGAATATTTATCATCCTGACAGCAGCATTCATCCCGGCGGCCTGACGCGCAATGGCGCAAACGCCAATGGTCAGACGGATACCTTCGCAATTTATGCCTTCGATACGCTGCAAATCACCCGTGATTTTGAGCTGAACGGCGGAGTTCGGCTGGACAATTATCATACTGAATACGACAGTGCTACCGCCTGCGGCGGCAGTGGACGCGGCGCAGTCACCTGCCCTGCTGGCGTGGCAAACGGTTCTCCGGTCACCACCGTCGACACTGCCAAGTCGGGCAATCTGGTCAACTGGAAAGCCGGGGCGCTGTATCACCTGACGGAAAACGGCAATGTCTATATTAACTATGCCATTTCCCAACAACCACCAGGCGGCAGTAATTTCGCCCTTGCGCAGTCTGGCAGCGGTAACAGTGCCAGCCGCACCGACTTTAAACCGCAAAAAGCCAACACCACTGAGATTGGCACCAAATGGCAGGTGCTGGATAAACGCCTGTTGCTTACCGCCGCGCTGTTCCGTACTGATATCGAAAATGAAGTTGAGCAAAACGATGACGGGACTTACTCACAATACGGTAAGAAACGCGTCGAAGGCTATGAGATATCCGTGGCCGGGAATATCACGCCCGCGTGGCAGGTGATTGGCGGCTACACCCAGCAAAAAGCGACCATAAAAAATGGCGCGGATGTGGCTCAGGATGGTTCATCATCTCTGCCATATACGCCGGAACACGCCTTTACCTTATGGAGCCAATATCAGGCAACTGATGATATTTCCGTTGGCGCGGGCGCGCGTTACATCGGCAGTATGCATAAAGGTTCAGACGGCGCGGTGGGAACGCCAGCGTTTACCGAAGGTTATTGGGTCGCCGATGCCAAACTGGGATATCGGGTTAATCGCAATCTCGACTTCCAGCTAAACGTCTACAACCTGTTTGATACCGATTACGTCGCCTCGATCAACAAGAGCGGCTATCGTTATCACCCGGGCGAACCAAGAACGTTCCTGCTCACCGCCAATATGCATTTCTGA
- the ybiI gene encoding C4-type zinc finger protein YbiI, translating into MASGWANDDAVNEQINSTIEDAIARARGEIPRGESLYECEECGTPIPQARREAIPGVRLCIHCQQEKDLQKPAYTGYNRRGSKDSQLR; encoded by the coding sequence ATGGCATCCGGTTGGGCTAACGATGACGCCGTCAACGAACAGATCAACAGTACAATTGAAGATGCGATCGCTCGCGCTCGGGGTGAAATTCCGCGTGGCGAAAGCCTGTATGAATGTGAAGAGTGTGGCACCCCCATCCCGCAGGCCCGTCGGGAAGCCATTCCTGGCGTGCGCTTATGCATTCATTGTCAGCAGGAGAAAGATTTACAAAAACCAGCTTATACAGGATATAATCGCAGAGGTTCGAAAGACAGCCAGTTACGTTAA
- the mcbA gene encoding DUF1471 family periplasmic protein McbA, with amino-acid sequence MKKCLALLIATVLSGITFTAYAAQPLSNQDSGQLRPAGTVSATGASNLSDLEDKLAEKAREQGAKGYVINSAGGNDQMFGTATIYK; translated from the coding sequence ATGAAAAAGTGCCTCGCACTACTGATTGCCACCGTCCTGAGCGGAATCACCTTCACGGCTTATGCCGCGCAGCCTCTGAGTAACCAGGACAGCGGTCAGCTACGGCCCGCCGGTACCGTTTCAGCAACTGGCGCATCAAACCTAAGCGATCTGGAGGATAAACTGGCAGAAAAAGCGCGCGAACAAGGCGCGAAAGGTTATGTCATTAATTCCGCAGGCGGAAATGACCAGATGTTCGGTACTGCAACCATCTACAAATAA
- the rlmF gene encoding 23S rRNA (adenine(1618)-N(6))-methyltransferase RlmF, which translates to MSAQKPGLHPRNRHHSRYDLATLCQVNPELKQFLTLTPAGEQSVDFANPLAVKALNKALLAHFYAVANWDIPDGFLCPPVPGRADYIHHLADLLAEASGTIPANASILDIGVGANCIYPLIGVHEYGWRFTGSETSSQALSSAQAIISANPGLNRAIRLRRQKQSGAIFNGIIHKNEQYDATLCNPPFHDSAAAARAGSERKRRNLGLNKDDALNFGGQQQELWCEGGEVAFIKKMIEESKGFAKQVMWFTSLVSRGENLPPLYRALTDVGAVKVVKKEMAQGQKQSRFIAWTFMNDEQRRRFVNRQR; encoded by the coding sequence ATGTCCGCCCAGAAACCGGGGTTGCATCCGCGCAACCGTCATCACAGCCGCTACGATCTCGCCACACTTTGTCAGGTCAATCCTGAACTCAAGCAATTCCTCACGCTTACACCCGCCGGGGAGCAAAGCGTAGACTTTGCCAATCCGCTGGCGGTGAAAGCGCTCAATAAGGCGTTGCTGGCCCATTTTTACGCCGTAGCGAACTGGGATATCCCGGACGGTTTTCTCTGCCCGCCAGTACCGGGCCGGGCGGATTATATTCATCACCTTGCCGATTTACTGGCTGAAGCAAGCGGAACAATTCCAGCTAATGCCAGCATTCTGGATATCGGCGTTGGTGCGAACTGTATTTACCCGCTGATTGGCGTACATGAATATGGCTGGCGTTTTACCGGCAGCGAAACCAGCAGCCAGGCGTTAAGCAGTGCGCAGGCGATCATCAGTGCTAATCCGGGGCTTAACCGCGCCATTCGTCTGCGTCGGCAAAAACAGAGCGGGGCGATTTTTAACGGTATCATCCACAAAAACGAGCAATACGACGCGACCTTGTGTAACCCGCCATTCCACGATTCCGCCGCTGCGGCACGGGCAGGTAGTGAGCGTAAACGCCGTAACCTTGGGCTGAACAAAGACGATGCACTGAACTTTGGTGGTCAGCAACAGGAGTTGTGGTGTGAAGGCGGTGAAGTCGCCTTTATCAAAAAGATGATTGAAGAGAGCAAAGGCTTCGCGAAGCAGGTGATGTGGTTTACCTCGCTGGTATCTCGTGGTGAAAACTTACCGCCGTTGTATCGTGCTCTGACGGATGTTGGCGCGGTGAAAGTGGTCAAAAAAGAGATGGCCCAGGGGCAAAAGCAGAGTCGCTTTATTGCCTGGACCTTTATGAACGACGAACAGCGTCGCCGTTTTGTCAATCGCCAGCGTTAA
- the ybiJ gene encoding DUF1471 family protein YbiJ, with translation MKTINTVVAAMALSTLSFGVFAAEPVTASQAQSMNKIGVVSADGASTLDALEAKLAEKAAAAGASGYSITSATNNNKLSGTAVIYK, from the coding sequence ATGAAAACTATCAATACTGTTGTTGCTGCTATGGCTCTTTCAACTCTGTCATTTGGCGTATTTGCCGCGGAACCGGTAACGGCATCCCAGGCACAGAGCATGAACAAAATCGGCGTAGTTTCTGCCGATGGCGCATCCACCCTCGATGCCCTGGAAGCGAAACTGGCTGAGAAAGCTGCAGCTGCTGGGGCTAGTGGATACAGCATTACTTCCGCCACCAACAACAATAAATTAAGCGGAACTGCGGTTATCTATAAGTAA
- the glnH gene encoding glutamine ABC transporter substrate-binding protein GlnH → MKSVLKVSLAALTLAFAVSSHAADKKLVVATDTAFVPFEFKQGDKYVGFDVDLWAAIAKELKLDYELKPMDFSGIIPALQTKNIDLALAGITITDERKKAIDFSDGYYKSGLLVMVKANNNDVKSVKDLDGKVVAVKSGTGSVDYAKANIKTKDLRQFPNIDNAYMELGTNRADAVLHDTPNILYFIKTAGNGQFKAVGDSLEAQQYGIAFPKGSDELRDKINGALKTLRENGTYNEIYKKWFGTEPK, encoded by the coding sequence ATGAAGTCTGTATTAAAAGTTTCACTGGCTGCACTGACCCTGGCTTTTGCGGTTTCTTCTCATGCCGCGGATAAAAAACTGGTTGTGGCGACGGATACCGCCTTCGTTCCGTTTGAATTTAAACAGGGCGACAAATACGTTGGTTTTGATGTGGATCTGTGGGCTGCTATCGCCAAAGAACTGAAGCTGGATTACGAACTGAAACCAATGGATTTCAGCGGCATCATCCCAGCACTGCAAACCAAAAACATCGATCTGGCGCTGGCGGGCATTACCATTACCGACGAGCGTAAAAAAGCGATCGATTTCTCTGACGGCTACTACAAAAGCGGCCTGTTAGTGATGGTGAAAGCCAACAATAACGATGTGAAAAGCGTGAAAGATCTCGATGGTAAAGTGGTTGCTGTGAAGAGCGGCACCGGCTCCGTTGATTACGCAAAAGCAAACATCAAAACTAAAGATCTGCGTCAGTTCCCGAACATCGATAACGCCTATATGGAACTGGGTACCAACCGCGCAGACGCCGTCCTGCACGACACACCAAACATTCTGTACTTCATCAAAACCGCCGGTAACGGTCAGTTCAAAGCGGTAGGTGACTCTCTGGAAGCACAGCAATACGGTATTGCGTTCCCGAAAGGTAGCGACGAGCTGCGTGACAAAATCAACGGCGCGTTGAAAACCCTGCGCGAGAACGGCACATACAACGAAATCTACAAAAAATGGTTCGGTACTGAACCGAAATAA
- the hcxB gene encoding hydroxycarboxylate dehydrogenase HcXB has product MESGHRFYAQTLHRFIQAVFRQMGSEEQEAKLVADHLIAANLAGHDSHGIGMIPSYVHSWRLGSLQINHHAKIIKEAGAVVTLDGDRAFGQVAAHEAMALGIEKAHQHGIAAVALHNSHHIGRIGYWAEQCAAAGFVSIHFVNVVGIPMVAPFHGRDSRFGTNPFCVIFPRKDNFPLLLDYATSAIAFGKTRVAWHKGVPVPPGCLIDVNGVPTTNPAVMQESPLGSLLTFAEHKGYALAAMCEILGGALSGGKTTHQETLQTSPDAILNCMTTIIINPELFGAPDCSAQTEAFAEWVKASPHDEDKPILLPGEWEVNTRRERQELGIPLDAGSWQAICDAARQVGMPEETLQAFCQQLAS; this is encoded by the coding sequence ATGGAAAGTGGTCATCGCTTTTATGCGCAGACGCTACACCGTTTTATTCAGGCTGTATTTCGTCAGATGGGGAGCGAGGAACAGGAAGCAAAATTAGTTGCCGATCATTTAATCGCGGCAAATCTGGCTGGGCATGATTCACATGGTATTGGCATGATCCCAAGCTATGTGCATTCCTGGCGCCTGGGTTCTTTGCAAATCAACCATCATGCCAAAATTATCAAAGAGGCGGGGGCTGTGGTCACGCTTGATGGCGATCGCGCATTTGGTCAGGTGGCGGCACACGAAGCGATGGCGCTGGGGATTGAGAAAGCGCATCAGCACGGCATTGCTGCCGTGGCGCTACATAACTCGCATCATATCGGCCGAATCGGTTATTGGGCGGAACAGTGCGCGGCGGCGGGGTTTGTCTCTATTCACTTTGTTAACGTGGTCGGTATTCCAATGGTTGCACCGTTCCACGGCCGCGACAGCCGCTTTGGCACCAATCCGTTCTGTGTGATTTTCCCACGTAAAGATAATTTCCCACTGTTGCTTGATTACGCCACCAGCGCCATCGCATTTGGTAAAACTCGCGTCGCCTGGCATAAAGGTGTCCCCGTGCCGCCAGGCTGCCTGATTGATGTTAACGGCGTCCCGACGACAAATCCGGCGGTCATGCAGGAGTCGCCGTTGGGTTCGTTGTTGACCTTTGCCGAACATAAAGGCTACGCCTTGGCGGCGATGTGTGAAATTCTTGGCGGAGCGCTTTCTGGCGGTAAAACGACGCATCAGGAAACGTTACAAACCAGTCCCGATGCCATTCTTAACTGCATGACCACTATCATCATCAACCCGGAACTGTTCGGTGCGCCGGATTGTAGCGCGCAGACCGAAGCCTTTGCCGAGTGGGTGAAAGCTTCGCCGCATGATGAAGATAAGCCGATTTTGCTACCGGGTGAGTGGGAAGTGAACACGCGTCGCGAACGGCAGGAGTTGGGGATCCCATTGGATGCGGGAAGCTGGCAGGCCATTTGTGATGCGGCGCGACAGGTTGGTATGCCGGAAGAGACGTTGCAGGCTTTCTGTCAGCAGTTAGCCAGCTAA
- the ybiX gene encoding PKHD-type hydroxylase YbiX has product MMYHIPGVLSPQDVARFLEQLEQAEWVDGRVTTGAQGAQVKNNQQVDIRSALYAELQNEVLNAVNQHALFFAAALPRTLSTPLFNRYQNNETYGFHVDGAVRSHPQNGWMRTDLSATLFLSDPQSYDGGELVVNDTFGQHRVKLPAGDLVLYPSSSLHCVTPVTRGVRVASFMWIQSMIRDDKKRAMLFELDNNIQSLKSRYGESEEILSLLNLYHNLLREWSEI; this is encoded by the coding sequence ATGATGTACCACATTCCCGGCGTGTTATCGCCACAGGACGTCGCGCGTTTTCTTGAACAACTGGAACAAGCCGAATGGGTTGATGGACGCGTCACCACCGGCGCACAAGGCGCACAAGTTAAGAACAATCAGCAAGTTGATATCCGCAGCGCCCTGTACGCCGAATTGCAAAATGAGGTGCTGAACGCGGTTAACCAACATGCTTTGTTCTTTGCCGCTGCCTTGCCGCGTACCCTTTCCACGCCACTGTTTAATCGCTATCAGAACAATGAAACCTATGGTTTTCATGTGGATGGTGCAGTACGCAGTCACCCGCAAAACGGCTGGATGCGCACTGACCTTTCTGCCACGCTGTTTTTGAGCGATCCACAAAGCTACGACGGCGGCGAACTGGTCGTTAATGACACCTTCGGACAACATCGGGTAAAACTTCCGGCAGGCGATCTGGTGTTATACCCCTCCAGCAGCCTGCACTGCGTGACACCCGTAACCCGCGGCGTGCGAGTGGCATCATTTATGTGGATCCAGTCGATGATCCGCGATGATAAAAAGCGCGCCATGCTGTTTGAACTGGACAACAATATTCAGTCGCTGAAAAGCCGCTACGGTGAAAGTGAAGAGATCCTGTCGCTGCTCAATCTTTATCATAATCTGCTGCGGGAATGGTCGGAGATCTGA